Proteins encoded within one genomic window of Bradyrhizobium sp. 186:
- a CDS encoding DUF423 domain-containing protein, which translates to MLRPLVALAGLMGAAGVALAAASAHGGDASRLASASAMLLFHATAILAAVALIERGLLHGGIGLAAGFGFAIAAALFAGDLTLRQYAGHALFPYAAPTGGTLMILSWLAVTAAAVWPKS; encoded by the coding sequence ATGTTGCGGCCGTTGGTCGCCCTGGCCGGCCTGATGGGCGCCGCCGGCGTCGCGCTGGCGGCAGCCTCCGCCCATGGCGGCGATGCGAGCAGGCTCGCATCCGCAAGCGCCATGCTGCTGTTTCATGCAACTGCCATCCTCGCGGCGGTCGCGCTGATCGAACGCGGACTTCTGCACGGCGGAATTGGCCTTGCGGCTGGCTTCGGCTTCGCGATCGCTGCGGCGCTGTTCGCGGGCGACCTCACCTTGCGGCAGTATGCCGGACACGCGCTATTTCCCTACGCCGCGCCGACCGGCGGAACGCTGATGATTTTGAGCTGGCTGGCGGTGACGGCAGCGGCGGTGTGGCCCAAGAGCTGA